One segment of Pleomorphomonas sp. PLEO DNA contains the following:
- a CDS encoding LON peptidase substrate-binding domain-containing protein has product MQVGNASYVGPADLPGELPLFPLRGVLLLPRGLLPLIVFEPRYLEMVDAALAGNRLIGIIQPRFDTEEGIEEGSAPLCEVGTVGRITAIAETGDGRYQVTLTGICRFRLMGEAPADLPYRIGRIACDFPADFELRVGEDEVDRAAFLAVFEAYLDANEMEADWDAVEKASTEALINTLSMMSPYGAAEKQALLEAPDLKTRAETLIAITEITLARAGNDTPTSIN; this is encoded by the coding sequence ATGCAAGTCGGCAACGCAAGCTACGTTGGTCCCGCCGATCTCCCCGGCGAACTGCCGCTCTTTCCGTTGAGGGGCGTGCTTTTGTTGCCGCGCGGCCTGCTGCCGCTCATCGTGTTCGAACCGCGCTACCTTGAAATGGTGGACGCGGCACTTGCCGGCAACCGGCTAATCGGCATCATCCAGCCGCGTTTTGACACCGAGGAGGGGATCGAGGAGGGGTCGGCGCCGCTATGCGAAGTGGGAACTGTCGGTCGTATCACGGCGATCGCCGAAACCGGTGACGGGCGCTACCAGGTGACGCTGACCGGCATCTGTCGCTTCCGCCTTATGGGCGAAGCGCCGGCTGATCTGCCTTATCGCATTGGCAGGATCGCTTGCGACTTCCCAGCCGATTTCGAACTTCGGGTTGGCGAGGACGAGGTGGATCGTGCGGCCTTCCTCGCCGTTTTCGAAGCCTATCTCGACGCCAACGAGATGGAGGCCGACTGGGACGCCGTCGAGAAGGCATCGACCGAGGCGCTGATCAACACGCTGTCGATGATGAGCCCCTATGGCGCGGCGGAGAAGCAAGCGCTGCTCGAAGCGCCCGATCTCAAGACGCGGGCCGAGACCTTGATCGCCATTACCGAGATTACGCTGGCACGCGCCGGCAATGACACGCCAACCAGTATCAACTGA
- the trxA gene encoding thioredoxin, whose product MSSPTFTFGNGFATPGAAPAPAADDVIETTTRDFARDVLDTSKDKVVLVDFWAEWCGPCKQLTPIIEKVVRDTKGKVRLVKMNIDNHPEVAGQLGIQSIPAVIAFSKGRAVDGFMGAQPESQVRQFIERVAGPMGPTDQEKLIAAGQEALAAGDSQAAAEAFLAVLDMEPESLVATAGLVRALTAAGQLEDARTVLARVPDLKAGDAAIAGARAELELAERAASVGDTDALAATVAANPLDHQARFELAEALAAQGDRQAAVDQLIEIVRRERGWNEDAARKQLVKFFEAWGMTDPMTLYGRRKLSSVLFS is encoded by the coding sequence ATGAGCAGCCCGACCTTCACCTTTGGCAACGGCTTTGCCACGCCTGGTGCCGCTCCGGCCCCAGCGGCCGACGATGTGATCGAGACAACGACCCGCGATTTTGCCCGCGACGTGCTCGATACCTCCAAGGACAAGGTGGTACTGGTCGATTTTTGGGCGGAATGGTGTGGTCCCTGTAAGCAGCTGACGCCGATCATCGAGAAGGTTGTCCGCGATACCAAGGGCAAAGTTCGCCTCGTCAAGATGAACATCGACAACCATCCCGAGGTGGCCGGCCAGCTGGGAATCCAGTCAATTCCGGCGGTGATCGCCTTCTCCAAGGGGCGTGCCGTCGATGGCTTCATGGGCGCGCAGCCGGAAAGTCAGGTGCGGCAGTTCATCGAGCGCGTCGCCGGGCCCATGGGGCCGACGGATCAGGAAAAGCTCATCGCCGCCGGCCAGGAGGCACTCGCCGCTGGTGACTCGCAGGCCGCCGCTGAGGCCTTCCTCGCCGTGCTCGACATGGAGCCCGAATCGCTTGTCGCTACGGCCGGCCTGGTGCGGGCGCTGACGGCGGCCGGGCAGCTTGAGGATGCGCGGACCGTGCTGGCTCGTGTGCCGGACCTGAAGGCGGGCGATGCGGCCATCGCCGGCGCCCGTGCCGAGCTTGAATTGGCCGAGCGGGCCGCCAGTGTTGGCGATACTGACGCGCTCGCGGCCACCGTCGCTGCCAACCCCCTGGATCATCAGGCTCGGTTCGAGCTGGCCGAGGCGCTGGCGGCCCAGGGCGACCGTCAGGCCGCCGTCGACCAGCTTATCGAGATCGTCCGGCGCGAACGTGGTTGGAACGAGGATGCGGCCCGCAAGCAGTTGGTCAAGTTCTTCGAAGCCTGGGGCATGACCGACCCGATGACGCTCTACGGACGGCGCAAGCTGTCCTCAGTCCTGTTCTCCTGA
- a CDS encoding DUF167 family protein — MAEAPIRRDGANLLVEVRLTPRGGSDRIDGTKALSDGRTVVAARVKVVPEDGKANAAVAALMAAAAGLPKSAGTVVSGSTARLKTIRLTGADAEAEARLRAACGLHS, encoded by the coding sequence ATGGCCGAAGCTCCGATCCGACGGGATGGCGCCAACCTCCTCGTGGAGGTGCGCCTGACGCCGCGCGGTGGCAGCGACCGCATCGACGGCACGAAAGCCCTGTCCGACGGTCGCACGGTGGTCGCGGCGCGGGTGAAGGTGGTGCCGGAGGATGGCAAGGCCAACGCTGCCGTGGCGGCGCTTATGGCTGCTGCCGCCGGTCTGCCCAAATCGGCGGGAACGGTGGTTTCCGGCTCCACAGCGCGTCTCAAGACCATCCGTCTGACGGGCGCCGACGCCGAGGCGGAGGCGCGTCTCAGGGCAGCCTGCGGCCTTCATTCATGA
- a CDS encoding prolyl-tRNA synthetase associated domain-containing protein, with protein sequence MAATRADLFAFLDRLNIAHRTIEHPPLPTVEAAMAIWGGMTGGFAKNLFVKDKKSRLFLITLRKDSALDLKHVQAAIGASGRVSFCTADQLMEHLGILPGSVTPFGVLNDTAGAVTVVLEKALLELDPVHVHPLENTATTAVSAAGLLAFLRATGHEPLVVDLPLVT encoded by the coding sequence ATGGCCGCGACTCGCGCCGATCTGTTCGCCTTTCTCGATCGTCTCAATATCGCCCACCGGACGATCGAGCATCCGCCGCTGCCGACCGTCGAGGCAGCGATGGCCATTTGGGGGGGCATGACAGGCGGCTTTGCCAAGAACCTGTTCGTCAAGGACAAGAAGAGCCGGCTCTTCCTGATCACGCTCAGAAAAGATTCGGCGCTCGATCTCAAACATGTTCAGGCAGCGATCGGCGCTTCGGGACGCGTCTCATTTTGCACAGCCGACCAACTGATGGAACATTTGGGCATCTTGCCCGGTTCGGTAACCCCGTTCGGCGTTCTCAACGACACCGCCGGCGCGGTGACCGTGGTTTTGGAAAAGGCGTTGCTGGAACTCGATCCGGTCCATGTGCATCCGCTCGAAAATACCGCCACGACGGCGGTGTCGGCAGCGGGGTTGCTCGCCTTTTTGAGGGCGACCGGCCACGAGCCGCTCGTCGTCGATCTGCCGCTTGTCACATGA
- a CDS encoding YggT family protein: protein MKAVLDVLFQILNLYMYILIASAIMSWLVAFNVVNLRNQVVTAIASFLYTMTEPVLRPIRRFMPNTGGLDLSFLVLWFGIILLQQIIIHYIYPYVF from the coding sequence ATGAAGGCCGTTCTCGACGTTCTCTTCCAGATCCTCAATCTCTATATGTACATCCTGATCGCCTCGGCGATCATGTCCTGGCTCGTCGCCTTCAACGTCGTCAACCTGCGCAACCAGGTGGTGACGGCCATCGCGTCCTTCCTCTACACCATGACCGAGCCGGTGCTGCGCCCTATCCGGCGCTTCATGCCCAACACCGGCGGACTCGACCTGTCCTTCCTGGTGCTGTGGTTTGGCATCATCCTCCTGCAGCAGATCATCATCCACTACATCTATCCTTACGTCTTCTGA
- a CDS encoding Trm112 family protein yields MQENDGRRTGEVDPKLLEILVCPLTKATLEWYPERRELVSRPARLAYPVRDGVPIMLPDEARALDPDE; encoded by the coding sequence ATGCAGGAGAACGACGGCCGGCGAACCGGCGAGGTCGATCCCAAACTCCTGGAGATCCTCGTCTGCCCGCTCACCAAGGCGACGCTGGAATGGTACCCCGAACGGCGCGAGCTGGTGTCGCGGCCCGCCCGCCTTGCCTATCCGGTCCGCGATGGCGTGCCGATCATGCTGCCCGATGAGGCGCGGGCGCTCGACCCCGACGAGTGA